From the genome of Burkholderia pyrrocinia:
TCCGGCGACGAAGGCTGCTGCGCCTGCGAAGAAGGCTGCTGCTCCGAAGAAGGCCGTCGTGAAGAAGGCTGCGCCGGCAACGACCGCGTCGACCGCATCGGTTGCGCCGGCATCGGGCGTGAAGACCGCGCTCAATCCGGCAGCGGCATGGCCGTTCCCGACCGGCAGCCGTCCGTAATCGCGGCTGACCAGCACCACCCGGACACTCACGTGGTGTCCGTGGGTTGAGTAGCGCTACTCAATCAGTCCCGCCATCTGGCTCAGGTGGCGGGATTTTTTTCGTCCGTATACGCCCATGTGCCGGCCGCGGCGAGTACGGACGAAAAAAAACGCATGTGCAGCTTCGCACATGCGTTCGACCGCGGCTTGCGCCGCGTGCTGAGGTACCTGGTTAGTGCGTGACGCGCGTGACGCCGCCGCTCGACAGCAGTCGCACACGCTCGCCGGCGCGGAACGCTTCGCCGCTCGCTGCCTGCGTGATCGAGCGCAGGTCGCCGTTGTCGAGGCGCACGGTGATTTCGACACCGTTCGCCGTGCTGAGGTTTTCGCCGACCGCGTTGCCCGCGACCGCGCCGACGAGGCCGCCGGCGATCGCCGTCAGGATCGATCCCTTGCCGCCGCCGATCGCGCTGCCTGCGACTGCGCCGAGTGCGCCGCCGCCGAGCGTGCCGATCGCGCTGCCGCCGCCGTCGGACTGGATGCGCACCGCACGGACGCTTTCGACCACGCCCATGCGGACCGTCTGTTCGCGCTGCGCCTGGCCGACGCTATAGACATCTGCCGAACCGGGGGCCGTGAAGCAGCCGGCGAGGGTCAGCGTGGCCGTCAGCATGGCCGCGAGCGTGAGGGTTTTTTTCGTCAACATCTTTGCTCTCCCACAATATTCATTTGAGACTGTAACCGAATGCAGCCTCGAAGCGCGCATCGATTTCGGCGCGCGTCAGTACGTAAGTCTGGGGCCCCTGGTGGGCGATCTTGATCGAGCCCATCAGGCTCGCGAGGCGGCCCGTGGTTGCCCAGTCGAGGCCATTCTCGATGCCGTACAGCAGGCCGCCCCGGAAGGCATCGCCGCAGCCGGTCGGATCGACGACACGCTCGGCACCCACGACGGGAATCTGTTCTTCGCCGTTTTTGTGAAGAATGGTAGAGCCGTGCTCGCCGCGCGTGATGATCAACGCCTGAACCCGGCTGGCGATTTCCTGTTCGGACCAGCCCGTCTTGTCGCTGACGAGCTTGCCTTCGTAGTCGTTGACCGCTACGAACGTCGCGAGTTCAATGATGCGGCGCAGCGTCGCACCGTCGAACAGCGGCAGGCCCTGGCCCGGATCGAAGACGAACGGGATGCCGGCCTTCGCGAACTGTTCGGCGTGCTGGACCATCCCGTCGAAGCCGTCCGGCGCGACGATGCCGAGCTTCACGCCCGCCACTTCGTCCGCGCGGTTCAGGTGCGACTGCATCATCGCGCCAGGGTGGAATGCGGTGATCTGGTTGTTGTCGAGATCGGTCGTGATCATCGCCTGCGCGGTGTGCGTTTCCGGCACCACGCGCACGCTGGCCTTCGACAGGCCGAGGCCGTCGAGGCGTTCGAGATAGCGGTCCGCGTCGTTCGCGCCGACCGTCGCCATGATGCGCGCGTCGCCGCCGAGCATGTGGAGCGCGTAAGCGATGTTCCCCGCGCAACCGCCGAATTCGCGTCGCATCGTCGGCACGAGGAAGCTCACGTTGAGAAGGTGAACCTGGTCGGGCAGGATGTGCTCGCGGAACCGACCTTCGAAGGTCATGATGTTGTCGTAGGCGAGCGAGCCGCAAATCAGCGTAGTCAAGGCGTGCGTTCCTGTAGAGAGCAAAGGGAAGCGGCCGCCCGGCCGGCGCGGAGGGCCCGTCGGGCCTCGCGCGGCAGGGCCGGGCGGCAGCGGGTTACTTCAGTGCGGCGAGCGCGGCGTCGTAGTTCGGCTCGTCCTTGATTTCGCCGACGAGTTCCGCGTGGATCACCTTGTCCTGCGCGTCGAGCACGACGACGGCACGTGCGGTCAGGCCGTTCAGCGGGCCGCTCGTCACGTCGACGCCGTATGCGTTCGCGAATGCGCGGCCAGTGCGGAACGTCGAAGCCGTCACGACGTTCGCGAGGCCTTCGGTCGTGCAGAAGCGCGTGGCGGCGAACGGCAGGTCGGCGGACACGACCACCACGACCGTGTTGTCGAGCGACGACGCGGCTTCGTTGAACTTGCGGGTCGACGTCGCGCAGGTCGGCGTGTCGAGGCTCGGCACGATGTTCAGCACCTTGCGCTTGCCGGCGAAGCTGGCGAGCGACAGGTCGGCGAGATCCTTGCCGACCAGCTTGAAATCGGCGGCTTGGGCGCCGACGGCCGGGAACGTGCCGGCGAGATCGATCGGGTTGCCACCCAGCGTAACTTTGCTCATGTTCGTGCTCCGAAATAGCGCGCCGCTTGGGCGCGCGGGTTGAGACGGGCGCGCAGGCGCGCGCCGCGGCGCGTCACGGATAGAAGATCTGGACGCGGAAATTCGAGGCGGGCGCGCCGTTCGTTTCGATGCGGACGACCATCGTCTGCGTCGTGCCGGGCGGCAGCCCGGCGTCGATCGGCGTGCCCGGGCGCACGTAGTCGCGCGGCGCGAGCACGCGGCGCACGGTGACGTGATTGGTGTCGTCGAGCAGCGTCAGTTCGAGCGACGGGTACGCGAGTGCGACGTGGTAGCGGTTCGTCAGCGGCACCTTCAGCTCGAGCACGCGCGGGCCGTCGAGCTGGCGCAGGTCGGTCGCGTCGAGCCGCAGGCCGTCGATCGCGCGCGGCGGCGCGACCGTGCAGCCGAGCGGCGCGCAGGCCTGACGGAACCAGCCCTGCGTTACGGGCCAGTAGATCATCAGCGTTTCACGTTGCCACCACGCGAGTTGCGCGACGAGCAGCACGGCCAGCACCGCGGCGACGAGGCCGCCGAAAAAGCCGCCGAGCAACCCGCGCCGCTGCGGCGCGCGCGTCTCGCGTGTGACGGCGAAGTGCGGGCGATCGTCGTCGGTCAGCGCGGCCGGGAACGGCGCGGCGGGCGTGTCGGTGGGCGCGGCAGGCGTTTTTTCGTGCCGGGTGACGGCATCGGGTTCGGATCCGGTTTCGGGTGCGGTTACGGCCGGCGCCGGCGTGAACGCAAAACGCGGTTCGCGCGGAGCGCGCTCGTCGTCCGGCACTGCGAAGTGCGCGTTGCCCACGGGTTCGGCGTCGTTGGTAGCGGCTTCTGCTTCCGATGGAGTGTGGGCGACGAAGCGGGGCTCGTGCGGGTCGCGATCGACGGGCACGGGCGCTGCTTCGGTTTCCTGTTCCGTCTGCTTCGAATGCGGTTCGGTCGGTTGCGCGGCGTCAGCCGATGCGTCCAGCTCGGCCGGGGACGGGAACGACGCGGGCGTACCCGACAGGTGAACGACGCCGGCGTCGGTGGACGGGAGCGCGACCGGCACCAGCGGTTCGGTGCGCACGGTCTGCACGTTGTGCTGCAACGACGGATCGACGCCGGCGTCGAGCCAAGGCGCCCACATGTCCCAGCCTTCCGGCTTGTAGTCGAGGTCGGACGGCGACCCGGCCGGCGCGTCGGCCGTGAACAGTCGTGCGGGCGCGGCCGGGTGGTGCGCGTCGCCGTCGTGCGGCGCGGCAGCCGTTTCGGTCAATGCCGGTTCGGGCTGCTGCGCGTGCTCGGGGACGAGCGATTCCGATGCGTTGAAGACTTCGTGGCAATGCCCGCAGCGCACGAGCCCTTGATGCAGCGAGAGCTGTTCCTGCTGCAGCCGGAAGACGGTTTCGCAATGAGGGCAGCGCGTCGCAAGAAGCATGTCGAGCCGGGCGGCCTGCTGGCCAGAGTGAAGGACAGCGCTATTCTAATGGCTTTCCCGCCGGGTTCCGGCGAGGCATACCCAACCTTCGTGTTCGCGCCAGACCGAGATGTCGATGTAGCGCGCATAGACGGCCGCGACTTCGTCCGCCTGGCGCGCGAGCACGCCCGACAGCGCGATGCGCCCGCCCGGTTTGACCTTCGACGCCAGCATCGATGCCATCAGCTTCAGCGGGTTCGACAGGATGTTCGCGACGACGATGTCGAATTCGCCGTCCGGGCACGCATCGGGCAGCCCGTACGTGACTTCCGCCCGGTTGCGCTCGCTGTTCTGCCGCGCCGATTCGACCGCCTGCGGATCGATGTCGATGCCGATGACGGGGTTCGCCCCGCATTTCTTCGCGAGGATCGCGAGAATGCCGGAGCCGCAACCGTAGTCGAGCACCGACTGGCCGGGCTTCACCGACTGTTCGAGCCATTCCATGCAAAGGCGCGTGGTCGGATGGCTGCCGGTGCCGAACGCGAGGCCGGGGTCGAGTTCGAGTACGAGCGCGTCGGGATCGGGCGCGTCGTGCCACGACGGCACGACCCAGATCCGCTCGCCGATCGGGATCGGCTCGAACTGCGATTGCGTGAGCCGCACCCAGTCCTGTTCCTCGACTTCGCGGACGTCGAACTTCGGCGCGCCGGCGAGGCCGATCTCGTTCGCGGCGGCCGCGAGCAGCACGGCCGGCTCATGGTCGGGCGACAGCAGTGCGACCACGCGCGAGTGCTGCCACGCGGTGCGATCGGGCACGAGGCCGGGCTCGCCGAAGAGCGGCTGTTCGTCGGGCGTGTCGGCGTCGGCGTCCTCGACGGACACCGACAGCGCGCCGAGGTCGAGCAGCGCGTCGGACAGTGCCTCCGCATGCTCACGGGCCAGTTCGACGACGAGTTCGCGATAACTCATGCTTACGCTTCTTCCGGTGCGACCTGCTGCTTCTGCGCGAGCCGGTTTTCGAGGTAGTGGATGCTGGTGCCGCCTTCGACGAACTTCGAATCGATCATCAGCTCGCGGTGCAGCGGGATGTTGGTCTGGATGCCTTCGACGACCATCTCCGACAGCGCGATGCGCATCCGGCTGATCGCCTGCTCGCGGGTCGCGCCGTAGGTGATCAGCTTGCCGATCATCGAATCATAGTTCGGCGGCACGAAATAACCATTGTAGGCGTGCGAGTCGACGCGCACGCCGGGGCCGCCCGGCGTATGCCACGACGTGATCCGGCCCGGCGACGGCGTGAACTTGAACGGATCTTCTGCGTTGATCCGGCATTCGATCGCATGTCCGCGGAACTGGATGTCGCGCTGGCGCAGCGCGAGCTTCTCGCCGGCCGCGATGCGGATCTGCTCCTGCACGATGTCGACGCCCGTGATCAGTTCCGACACCGGGTGCTCGACTTGTACGCGCGTGTTCATCTCGATGAAGTAGAACTCGCCGTTTTCGTACAGGAATTCGAACGTGCCCGCGCCGAGGTAGCCCATCTTCTTGCACGCGTCCGCGCAGCGGTCGCCGATGCGGTCGATCAGGCGGCGCGGAATGCCGGGCGCCGGCGCTTCCTCGATCACCTTCTGGTGACGGCGCTGCATCGAGCAGTCGCGCTCGCCGAGCCAGATCGCGTTCTTGTACGCGTCGGACAGCACCTGGATCTCGATGTGGCGCGGGTTCTCGAGGAACTTCTCCATGTACACCTGCGGGTTGCCGAACGCACGGCCGGCTTCCTCGCGGGTCATGTTGACCGCGTTGACGAGCGCGGCCTCGGTGTGCACGACGCGCATCCCGCGCCCGCCACCGCCGCCTGCCGCCTTGATGATGACCGGGTAGCCGATCGCGCGCGCAATCTTGACGATCTCCTTCGGATCGTCCGGCAACGCGCCTTCCGAGCCCGGCACGCACGGCACG
Proteins encoded in this window:
- a CDS encoding glycine zipper 2TM domain-containing protein, with the protein product MLTKKTLTLAAMLTATLTLAGCFTAPGSADVYSVGQAQREQTVRMGVVESVRAVRIQSDGGGSAIGTLGGGALGAVAGSAIGGGKGSILTAIAGGLVGAVAGNAVGENLSTANGVEITVRLDNGDLRSITQAASGEAFRAGERVRLLSSGGVTRVTH
- a CDS encoding carbohydrate kinase family protein, which gives rise to MTTLICGSLAYDNIMTFEGRFREHILPDQVHLLNVSFLVPTMRREFGGCAGNIAYALHMLGGDARIMATVGANDADRYLERLDGLGLSKASVRVVPETHTAQAMITTDLDNNQITAFHPGAMMQSHLNRADEVAGVKLGIVAPDGFDGMVQHAEQFAKAGIPFVFDPGQGLPLFDGATLRRIIELATFVAVNDYEGKLVSDKTGWSEQEIASRVQALIITRGEHGSTILHKNGEEQIPVVGAERVVDPTGCGDAFRGGLLYGIENGLDWATTGRLASLMGSIKIAHQGPQTYVLTRAEIDARFEAAFGYSLK
- the tpx gene encoding thiol peroxidase, whose translation is MSKVTLGGNPIDLAGTFPAVGAQAADFKLVGKDLADLSLASFAGKRKVLNIVPSLDTPTCATSTRKFNEAASSLDNTVVVVVSADLPFAATRFCTTEGLANVVTASTFRTGRAFANAYGVDVTSGPLNGLTARAVVVLDAQDKVIHAELVGEIKDEPNYDAALAALK
- a CDS encoding zinc-ribbon and DUF3426 domain-containing protein; this encodes MLLATRCPHCETVFRLQQEQLSLHQGLVRCGHCHEVFNASESLVPEHAQQPEPALTETAAAPHDGDAHHPAAPARLFTADAPAGSPSDLDYKPEGWDMWAPWLDAGVDPSLQHNVQTVRTEPLVPVALPSTDAGVVHLSGTPASFPSPAELDASADAAQPTEPHSKQTEQETEAAPVPVDRDPHEPRFVAHTPSEAEAATNDAEPVGNAHFAVPDDERAPREPRFAFTPAPAVTAPETGSEPDAVTRHEKTPAAPTDTPAAPFPAALTDDDRPHFAVTRETRAPQRRGLLGGFFGGLVAAVLAVLLVAQLAWWQRETLMIYWPVTQGWFRQACAPLGCTVAPPRAIDGLRLDATDLRQLDGPRVLELKVPLTNRYHVALAYPSLELTLLDDTNHVTVRRVLAPRDYVRPGTPIDAGLPPGTTQTMVVRIETNGAPASNFRVQIFYP
- the prmA gene encoding 50S ribosomal protein L11 methyltransferase; protein product: MSYRELVVELAREHAEALSDALLDLGALSVSVEDADADTPDEQPLFGEPGLVPDRTAWQHSRVVALLSPDHEPAVLLAAAANEIGLAGAPKFDVREVEEQDWVRLTQSQFEPIPIGERIWVVPSWHDAPDPDALVLELDPGLAFGTGSHPTTRLCMEWLEQSVKPGQSVLDYGCGSGILAILAKKCGANPVIGIDIDPQAVESARQNSERNRAEVTYGLPDACPDGEFDIVVANILSNPLKLMASMLASKVKPGGRIALSGVLARQADEVAAVYARYIDISVWREHEGWVCLAGTRRESH
- the accC gene encoding acetyl-CoA carboxylase biotin carboxylase subunit, with the protein product MFEKILIANRGEIALRIQRACRELGVKTVVVYSEADKEAKYVRLADEAVCIGPAPSNLSYLNMPALISAAEVTDAEAIHPGYGFLSENADFAERVEQSGFTFIGPRPETIRMMGDKVTAKQTMIKTGVPCVPGSEGALPDDPKEIVKIARAIGYPVIIKAAGGGGGRGMRVVHTEAALVNAVNMTREEAGRAFGNPQVYMEKFLENPRHIEIQVLSDAYKNAIWLGERDCSMQRRHQKVIEEAPAPGIPRRLIDRIGDRCADACKKMGYLGAGTFEFLYENGEFYFIEMNTRVQVEHPVSELITGVDIVQEQIRIAAGEKLALRQRDIQFRGHAIECRINAEDPFKFTPSPGRITSWHTPGGPGVRVDSHAYNGYFVPPNYDSMIGKLITYGATREQAISRMRIALSEMVVEGIQTNIPLHRELMIDSKFVEGGTSIHYLENRLAQKQQVAPEEA